The Salvia miltiorrhiza cultivar Shanhuang (shh) chromosome 1, IMPLAD_Smil_shh, whole genome shotgun sequence genome has a window encoding:
- the LOC131005882 gene encoding uncharacterized protein LOC131005882 isoform X2, which produces MDMGLGFLLSNLVLVERRHLYRGDHIYTRAGFCAYHGIYKGEDQVVHFISAPQRRRGRCSACDLLDYIDRNSGVVVSCLDCFLNSGELYRYEYGVSPIALFLYGPIFNTIAESGPVEVVMERAEKLLRDNDFFTNNCENFAIYCKTGRSWNRAQVFVGRVGNTNFPTPAITSKSPTNIHACVESGSLTGLKKLLAQNPSSLNERSNVLRQTPLHIAASQNKVDVMKYLLEWSGAVKVELEANNVYGETPLHEAIKNGCNGAVRMLLQHGANVEARTNKSKTPLHLAVGYALRSGDNSVVKMLSEHNVDFSAQDDEGKIPFNYIPSGVAENDELMRLCQNMEEPMKHNGGVKGKMDEFELELSKIVGLHELKLQLRRWAKGMLLDEKRRATGLDLGPRKPPHMAFLGNPGTGKTTIARILGKLLCCVGVLSSDKVTEVQRTDLVGEYIGQTGPKTRKKIEEAMGGILFVDEAYRLTPEDEITDYGVEALEEIMSVLEDGHLLVIFAGYKEPMKCVFSCNEGFCRRS; this is translated from the exons atggataTGGGATTGGGATTTCTTCTCTCAAATCTAGTGCTAGTGGAGAGACGCCACTTGTATCGAGGCGATCATATATACACCCGCGCAGGTTTTTGTGCGTACCATG GTATATACAAGGGTGAAGACCAAGTGGTGCACTTCATCAGTGCTCCACAAAGAAGAAGGGGACGCTGCTCAGCTTGTGACTTGTTAGATTATATTGATCGTAACAGTGGAGTCGTCGTATCGTGTCTCGATTGCTTCCTTAACTCGGGAGAGTTATACCGTTATGAGTACGGCGTTAGCCCGATAGCCCTTTTTTTGTACGGTCCCATTTTCAATACTATTGCAGAATCCGGTCCGGTGGAGGTGGTGATGGAGAGGGCTGAGAAGCTGCTTAGAGATAATGATTTTTTCACTAATAACTGCGAAAATTTTGCAATTTACTGCAAAACTGGGCGCTCTTGGAATAGGGCTCAAGTCTTCGTCGGCCGTGTAGGAAATACAAATTTTCCGACGCCGGCAATCACGTCGAAGTCGCCCACAAACATTCATGCATGCGTCGAGTCTGGATCTCTCACTGGCCTGAAGAAGCTACTCGCTCAAAATCCTTCTTCTCTTAACGAGAGGAGCAATGTT TTGAGACAGACGCCATTACATATTGCTGCTAGTCAGAACAAAGTTGATGTAATGAAATATTTGTTGGAGTGGAGTGGAGCAGTGAAGGTGGAGTTGGAAGCCAACAACGTC TATGGTGAGACCCCTTTGCACGAGGCAATTAAGAATGGATGCAACGGCGCCGTTAGGATGCTTCTTCAGCACGGTGCCAACGTCGAAGCCAGAACCAAT AAGTCGAAGACTCCGTTGCATCTCGCCGTTGGTTACGCGCTGAGGTCCGGAGACAACTCGGTTGTCAAGATGTTGTCTGAACACAATGTTGATTTCTCAGCACAAGATGAT GAAGGCAAGATTCCATTCAATTATATTCCATCAGGAGTCGCCGAGAACGATGAACTGATGCGCCTCTGCCAAAATATGGAAGAGCCAATGAAGCACAACGGTGGGGTGAAGGGGAAGATGGATGAATTTGAGTTGGAGCTATCGAAGATAGTAGGACTACACGAGCTCAAGTTGCAGCTTCGAAGATGGGCCAAGGGCATGCTCTTGGACGAGAAGCGCCGTGCCACGGGCCTAGACCTCGGCCCCAGGAAACCGCCTCACATGGCCTTCCTTGGAAACCCCGGGACAG GAAAGACTACAATTGCAAGAATCCTAGGAAAGCTACTCTGTTGCGTTGGTGTTCTGTCTTCTGATAAGGTAACGGAGGTGCAACGAACGGATTTGGTCGGGGAATATATCGGCCAAACTGGTCCAAAGACTAGGAAAAAG ATTGAAGAGGCAATGGGTGGGATTTTGTTTGTGGACGAAGCATACCGTCTAACACCTGAAGACGAGATAACAGACTACGGTGTGGAAGCACTGGAAGAGATCATGTCAGTGTTGGAGGATGGCCATCTCCTTGTGATCTTCGCGGGCTACAAGGAGCCCATGAAGTGTGTCTTCTCTTGCAACGAAGGCTTCTGCAGACGG TCTTGA
- the LOC131005965 gene encoding uncharacterized protein LOC131005965 isoform X2 — MERPEEREIERHQWRPDVYSWIAEGLFHENHHGIYMGDDRVVHFTRRKERSCPACEMLEHGDRDRGVIVSCLDCFIDSGLLGRREYGVSTEGIAESDPVELVLERADQSLLANYNNEFGEYDALIRNSSEKFAFFCKTEGYSGPWYDYLRQRGELQPGDHIRSWRNRHGIYTGKHLGVHRVVYFTGAREREACSSCRSSTAYSIRNSGVIVSCLKCFLHSGPGTYFYNSLQFYRRHVNNAAHESSPAVVERAFSKLFENGFGEYDEITNNDEHFVIYCETGHPPPRP, encoded by the exons atggagagacctgaagagagagagatagagagacaCCAATGGCGACCAGACGTATACAGCTGGATTGCAGAAGGATTATTTCATGAGAATCATCATG GTATCTACATGGGTGATGACCGAGTGGTGCACTTCACTAGAAGAAAGGAACGTTCCTGCCCAGCTTGTGAGATGCTAGAGCATGGTGATCGTGACAGGGGAGTCATCGTATCTTGTCTCGATTGTTTCATAGACTCGGGATTGCTGGGCCGTCGTGAATACGGCGTTAGCACGGAGGGCATCGCAGAATCCGATCCGGTAGAGTTGGTGCTGGAGAGGGCTGATCAGTCTCTGCTTGCAAATTATAATAATGAATTCGGGGAATATGATGCATTGATTAGGAACAGTAGTGAAAAATTTGCATTCTTCTGCAAAACTGAAGGATACTCAGGACCATGGTATGATTATTTACGACAACGAGGCGAGTTGCAACCAGGCGATCATATACGCAGTTGGAGAAATCGGCATG GTATCTACACGGGTAAACACCTCGGTGTGCACCGAGTGGTGTACTTCACTGGCGCTCGAGAAAGGGAAGCCTGCTCATCTTGTCGTAGCTCAACTGCGTATAGTATTCGTAACAGTGGAGTCATCGTATCTTGTCTCAAATGTTTCCTTCACTCGGGACCGGGCACCTATTTTTACAATTCATTGCAATTTTATAGACGCCATGTGAACAATGCAGCACATGAATCCAGTCCCGCGGTGGTGGAGAGGGCTTTTAGTAAGCTTTTTGAGAATGGATTCGGTGAATATGATGAAATTACTAATAACGATGAACATTTTGTAATCTACTGCGAAACTGGGCATCCGCCTCCACGACCGTAA
- the LOC131005965 gene encoding uncharacterized protein LOC131005965 isoform X1, with translation MLWRDLKTEIERHQLRPGDHINRWRAGGIFPKKHHGIYMGDDRVVHFTRRKERSCPACEMLEHGDRDRGVIVSCLDCFIDSGLLGRREYGVSTEGIAESDPVELVLERADQSLLANYNNEFGEYDALIRNSSEKFAFFCKTEGYSGPWYDYLRQRGELQPGDHIRSWRNRHGIYTGKHLGVHRVVYFTGAREREACSSCRSSTAYSIRNSGVIVSCLKCFLHSGPGTYFYNSLQFYRRHVNNAAHESSPAVVERAFSKLFENGFGEYDEITNNDEHFVIYCETGHPPPRP, from the exons ATGTTGTGGAGGGATCTGAAGACAGAGATAGAGAGACACCAATTGCGACCAGGCGATCATATAAACAGGTGGAGAGCAGGAGGAATATTTCCTAAGAAACATCATG GTATCTACATGGGTGATGACCGAGTGGTGCACTTCACTAGAAGAAAGGAACGTTCCTGCCCAGCTTGTGAGATGCTAGAGCATGGTGATCGTGACAGGGGAGTCATCGTATCTTGTCTCGATTGTTTCATAGACTCGGGATTGCTGGGCCGTCGTGAATACGGCGTTAGCACGGAGGGCATCGCAGAATCCGATCCGGTAGAGTTGGTGCTGGAGAGGGCTGATCAGTCTCTGCTTGCAAATTATAATAATGAATTCGGGGAATATGATGCATTGATTAGGAACAGTAGTGAAAAATTTGCATTCTTCTGCAAAACTGAAGGATACTCAGGACCATGGTATGATTATTTACGACAACGAGGCGAGTTGCAACCAGGCGATCATATACGCAGTTGGAGAAATCGGCATG GTATCTACACGGGTAAACACCTCGGTGTGCACCGAGTGGTGTACTTCACTGGCGCTCGAGAAAGGGAAGCCTGCTCATCTTGTCGTAGCTCAACTGCGTATAGTATTCGTAACAGTGGAGTCATCGTATCTTGTCTCAAATGTTTCCTTCACTCGGGACCGGGCACCTATTTTTACAATTCATTGCAATTTTATAGACGCCATGTGAACAATGCAGCACATGAATCCAGTCCCGCGGTGGTGGAGAGGGCTTTTAGTAAGCTTTTTGAGAATGGATTCGGTGAATATGATGAAATTACTAATAACGATGAACATTTTGTAATCTACTGCGAAACTGGGCATCCGCCTCCACGACCGTAA
- the LOC131005970 gene encoding uncharacterized protein LOC131005970 → MKGKMDELELELSKIVGLHELKLQLRKWAKGMLLDEKRRATGVDLGPRKPPHMAFLGNPGTGKTTVARILGKLLCCVGVLSSDKVTEVQRTDLVGEYIGETGPKTREKIEEAMGGILFVDEAYRLASDINYDFGKEALEEIMSMLEDGHLLVIFAGYTNPMKGVFSCNEGFCRRVTHFFQFDDFSCRELAEMLLLKMSKQDKKSRLCGFKLDSCCSLDAVESVIERKSSEVDHMLNNARENLNSRVSFEAEGDELLTITLSDLEAGLEQLVRRLC, encoded by the exons ATGAAGGGGAAGATGGATGAATTAGAGTTGGAGCTATCGAAGATAGTAGGACTACACGAGCTGAAGCTGCAGCTTCGAAAATGGGCCAAGGGCATGCTCTTGGACGAGAAGCGCCGTGCCACGGGCGTAGACCTCGGCCCCAGGAAACCGCCTCACATGGCCTTCCTTGGAAACCCCGGGACAG GCAAGACTACAGTTGCAAGAATCCTAGGAAAGCTACTCTGTTGTGTTGGTGTTCTGTCTTCTGATAAGGTAACGGAGGTGCAACGAACGGATTTAGTCGGGGAATATATCGGCGAAACTGGTCCAAAGACTAGGGAAAAG ATTGAAGAAGCAATGGGTGGGATTTTGTTTGTGGACGAAGCATATCGTCTAGCTTCAGACATAAATTATGACTTCGGCAAGGAAGCACTGGAAGAGATCATGTCAATGTTGGAGGATGGCCATCTACTTGTGATCTTCGCGGGCTACACGAACCCCATGAAGGGCGTCTTCTCTTGCAACGAAGGCTTCTGCAGGCGGGTAACTCACTTCTTCCAGTTCGATGATTTCAGCTGTAGGGAGCTCGCGGAGATGCTGCTGCTGAAGATGAGCAAGCAGGATAAGAAGAGCCGGTTGTGCGGGTTTAAGCTCGATTCCTGCTGCAGTCTTGATGCTGTGGAGTCGGTTATAGAGAGGAAGTCGAGCGAGGTGGATCATATGCTCAACAATGCCAGAGAGAATCTTAATTCTAGGGTCAGCTTTGAGGCCGAAGGCGACGAGCTGTTGACCATCACGTTGAGCGATTTGGAGGCCGGCCTCGAGCAGCTGGTGCGGCGGTTGTGTTGA
- the LOC131005879 gene encoding uncharacterized protein LOC131005879 isoform X1: MAGRLPYQVERRHLYPGDHIYTRTALRVYHGIYKGGDQVVHFISRAPQRRMGRCSACDLLDYIDRNSGVVVSCLDCFLNSGLLFRYGYGVSAITFFWRSAFFNTTAESGPVEVVMERAENLLRTNGFGKYSFFTNNCENFAIYCKTGRSWNKGQAFFGSGGNTNPMPAATSPTNIHACVESGDLTALQTLLAQNPSSLNERSNVLIQTPSHIAASQNKVDIMKYLLEWSGSVNVELEANNAYGETPLHEAAKNGCNDAVRMLLQHGANVEARTNKSKTPLHLAVRYALRSGDNSVVKTLSEYNADFSAQDDEGRTPFNYLPSGVAENDELMRLCKNLAPQMNIFTQQRIQEDGGMQGKMDEFELELSKIVGLHELKRQLQTWAKGTLLDEKRRAMGVDLGPRKLSHMAFLGNPGTGSMPSPCLYVLLDLPILLILAGKTTVARILGKILCSVGVLSSDKVTEVQRTDLVAQYIGQTGPKTRIKIEEAMGGILFVDEAYRLAPPDNIRDFGKEALEEIMSVLEDGHLLVIFAGYTEDMNRVFASNEGFRRRVAHFFMFDDFSSRELAEMLLGKMSKQDKRSQLYGFKLDSSCSLDAVESVIQRKSNQKLRNKMNGGLVDHLLNKAKENLDSRVNFETKDDELLTITLNDLEAGLEKLVKNQQI; encoded by the exons atggcgggGCGTCTCCCATATCAAGTGGAGAGACGCCACTTGTATCCAGGCGATCATATCTACACCCGCACAGCTCTTCGTGTGTACCATG GTATCTACAAGGGTGGAGACCAAGTGGTGCACTTCATTAGCCGGGCTCCACAAAGAAGAATGGGACGCTGCTCAGCTTGTGACTTGTTAGATTATATTGATCGTAACAGTGGAGTCGTCGTATCGTGTCTCGATTGCTTCCTTAACTCGGGATTGTTATTCCGTTATGGGTACGGCGTTAGCGCGATAACCTTTTTTTGGCGCAGTGCCTTTTTCAATACTACAGCAGAATCCGGTCCGGTGGAGGTGGTGATGGAGAGGGCTGAGAATCTTCTTAGAACCAATGGATTCGGGAAATATAGTTTTTTTACTAATAACTGCGAAAATTTTGCAATTTACTGCAAAACCGGGCGCTCTTGGAATAAGGGTCAAGCCTTCTTCGGCAGTGGAGGAAACACAAATCCGATGCCGGCGGCGACTTCGCCTACAAACATTCATGCATGCGTCGAGTCTGGAGATCTCACTGCCCTGCAGACGCTACTCGCTCAAAATCCTTCTTCTCTCAACGAAAGGAGCAATGTT TTGATACAGACGCCATCACATATTGCTGCTAGTCAGAACAAAGTTGATATAATGAAATATTTGTTGGAGTGGAGTGGATCAGTGAATGTGGAGTTGGAAGCCAACAACGCC TATGGTGAGACCCCTTTGCACGAGGCAGCTAAGAATGGATGCAACGACGCCGTTAGGATGCTTCTTCAGCACGGTGCCAACGTCGAAGCCAGAACCAAT AAGTCGAAGACTCCGTTGCATCTTGCCGTTCGCTACGCGCTGAGGTCCGGAGACAACTCGGTTGTCAAGACGTTGTCTGAATACAATGCTGATTTCTCAGCACAAGAtgat GAAGGCAGGACTCCATTCAATTATCTTCCATCAGGAGTCGCCGAAAACGATGAACTGATGCGCCTCTGCAAAAATCTGGCCCCACAGATGAACATCTTCACTCAGCAGAGGATCCAAGAGGATGGTGGGATGCAGGGGAAGATGGATGAATTTGAGTTGGAGCTATCCAAGATAGTAGGACTACACGAGCTGAAGCGGCAGCTTCAAACATGGGCCAAGGGCACGCTCTTGGACGAGAAGCGCCGTGCCATGGGCGTAGACCTCGGCCCCAGGAAACTATCACACATGGCCTTCCTTGGAAATCCCGGGACAGGTAGCATGCCCAGCCCCTGCTTATATGTTTTATTAGACTTACCAATATTACTAATTCTTGCAGGCAAGACTACAGTTGCAAGAATCCTAGGAAAAATACTATGTTCTGTTGGTGTTCTGTCTTCTGATAAGGTAACGGAGGTGCAACGAACGGATTTGGTCGCGCAATATATCGGCCAAACTGGTCCAAAGACTAGGATAAAG ATTGAAGAGGCAATGGGTGGGATTTTGTTTGTGGACGAAGCATACCGTCTAGCGCCTCCAGACAACATAAGAGACTTCGGCAAGGAAGCACTGGAAGAGATCATGTCAGTGTTGGAGGATGGCCATCTCCTTGTGATCTTCGCGGGCTACACGGAGGACATGAACCGTGTCTTCGCTTCCAACGAAGGCTTCCGTAGACGGGTAGCTCACTTCTTCATGTTCGATGACTTCAGCAGCAGGGAGCTCGCAGAGATGCTGCTGGGAAAGATGAGCAAGCAGGATAAGAGGAGCCAGTTGTACGGGTTTAAGCTCGATTCTTCCTGCAGTCTTGATGCTGTTGAGTCGGTTATACAGAGGAAGTCGAACCAGAAGCTTAGGAATAAGATGAATGGAGGTTTGGTGGATCATTTGCTCAACAAAGCCAAAGAGAATCTGGATTCTAGGGTCAACTTTGAGACCAAAGATGATGAGTTGTTGACCATCACGTTGAATGATTTGGAGGCCGGCCTCGAGAAGCTGGTGAAAAACCAACAAATTTGA
- the LOC131005879 gene encoding uncharacterized protein LOC131005879 isoform X2, with product MAGRLPYQVERRHLYPGDHIYTRTALRVYHGIYKGGDQVVHFISRAPQRRMGRCSACDLLDYIDRNSGVVVSCLDCFLNSGLLFRYGYGVSAITFFWRSAFFNTTAESGPVEVVMERAENLLRTNGFGKYSFFTNNCENFAIYCKTGRSWNKGQAFFGSGGNTNPMPAATSPTNIHACVESGDLTALQTLLAQNPSSLNERSNVLIQTPSHIAASQNKVDIMKYLLEWSGSVNVELEANNAYGETPLHEAAKNGCNDAVRMLLQHGANVEARTNKSKTPLHLAVRYALRSGDNSVVKTLSEYNADFSAQDDEGRTPFNYLPSGVAENDELMRLCKNLAPQMNIFTQQRIQEDGGMQGKMDEFELELSKIVGLHELKRQLQTWAKGTLLDEKRRAMGVDLGPRKLSHMAFLGNPGTGKTTVARILGKILCSVGVLSSDKVTEVQRTDLVAQYIGQTGPKTRIKIEEAMGGILFVDEAYRLAPPDNIRDFGKEALEEIMSVLEDGHLLVIFAGYTEDMNRVFASNEGFRRRVAHFFMFDDFSSRELAEMLLGKMSKQDKRSQLYGFKLDSSCSLDAVESVIQRKSNQKLRNKMNGGLVDHLLNKAKENLDSRVNFETKDDELLTITLNDLEAGLEKLVKNQQI from the exons atggcgggGCGTCTCCCATATCAAGTGGAGAGACGCCACTTGTATCCAGGCGATCATATCTACACCCGCACAGCTCTTCGTGTGTACCATG GTATCTACAAGGGTGGAGACCAAGTGGTGCACTTCATTAGCCGGGCTCCACAAAGAAGAATGGGACGCTGCTCAGCTTGTGACTTGTTAGATTATATTGATCGTAACAGTGGAGTCGTCGTATCGTGTCTCGATTGCTTCCTTAACTCGGGATTGTTATTCCGTTATGGGTACGGCGTTAGCGCGATAACCTTTTTTTGGCGCAGTGCCTTTTTCAATACTACAGCAGAATCCGGTCCGGTGGAGGTGGTGATGGAGAGGGCTGAGAATCTTCTTAGAACCAATGGATTCGGGAAATATAGTTTTTTTACTAATAACTGCGAAAATTTTGCAATTTACTGCAAAACCGGGCGCTCTTGGAATAAGGGTCAAGCCTTCTTCGGCAGTGGAGGAAACACAAATCCGATGCCGGCGGCGACTTCGCCTACAAACATTCATGCATGCGTCGAGTCTGGAGATCTCACTGCCCTGCAGACGCTACTCGCTCAAAATCCTTCTTCTCTCAACGAAAGGAGCAATGTT TTGATACAGACGCCATCACATATTGCTGCTAGTCAGAACAAAGTTGATATAATGAAATATTTGTTGGAGTGGAGTGGATCAGTGAATGTGGAGTTGGAAGCCAACAACGCC TATGGTGAGACCCCTTTGCACGAGGCAGCTAAGAATGGATGCAACGACGCCGTTAGGATGCTTCTTCAGCACGGTGCCAACGTCGAAGCCAGAACCAAT AAGTCGAAGACTCCGTTGCATCTTGCCGTTCGCTACGCGCTGAGGTCCGGAGACAACTCGGTTGTCAAGACGTTGTCTGAATACAATGCTGATTTCTCAGCACAAGAtgat GAAGGCAGGACTCCATTCAATTATCTTCCATCAGGAGTCGCCGAAAACGATGAACTGATGCGCCTCTGCAAAAATCTGGCCCCACAGATGAACATCTTCACTCAGCAGAGGATCCAAGAGGATGGTGGGATGCAGGGGAAGATGGATGAATTTGAGTTGGAGCTATCCAAGATAGTAGGACTACACGAGCTGAAGCGGCAGCTTCAAACATGGGCCAAGGGCACGCTCTTGGACGAGAAGCGCCGTGCCATGGGCGTAGACCTCGGCCCCAGGAAACTATCACACATGGCCTTCCTTGGAAATCCCGGGACAG GCAAGACTACAGTTGCAAGAATCCTAGGAAAAATACTATGTTCTGTTGGTGTTCTGTCTTCTGATAAGGTAACGGAGGTGCAACGAACGGATTTGGTCGCGCAATATATCGGCCAAACTGGTCCAAAGACTAGGATAAAG ATTGAAGAGGCAATGGGTGGGATTTTGTTTGTGGACGAAGCATACCGTCTAGCGCCTCCAGACAACATAAGAGACTTCGGCAAGGAAGCACTGGAAGAGATCATGTCAGTGTTGGAGGATGGCCATCTCCTTGTGATCTTCGCGGGCTACACGGAGGACATGAACCGTGTCTTCGCTTCCAACGAAGGCTTCCGTAGACGGGTAGCTCACTTCTTCATGTTCGATGACTTCAGCAGCAGGGAGCTCGCAGAGATGCTGCTGGGAAAGATGAGCAAGCAGGATAAGAGGAGCCAGTTGTACGGGTTTAAGCTCGATTCTTCCTGCAGTCTTGATGCTGTTGAGTCGGTTATACAGAGGAAGTCGAACCAGAAGCTTAGGAATAAGATGAATGGAGGTTTGGTGGATCATTTGCTCAACAAAGCCAAAGAGAATCTGGATTCTAGGGTCAACTTTGAGACCAAAGATGATGAGTTGTTGACCATCACGTTGAATGATTTGGAGGCCGGCCTCGAGAAGCTGGTGAAAAACCAACAAATTTGA
- the LOC131005882 gene encoding uncharacterized protein LOC131005882 isoform X1, whose product MDMGLGFLLSNLVLVERRHLYRGDHIYTRAGFCAYHGIYKGEDQVVHFISAPQRRRGRCSACDLLDYIDRNSGVVVSCLDCFLNSGELYRYEYGVSPIALFLYGPIFNTIAESGPVEVVMERAEKLLRDNDFFTNNCENFAIYCKTGRSWNRAQVFVGRVGNTNFPTPAITSKSPTNIHACVESGSLTGLKKLLAQNPSSLNERSNVLRQTPLHIAASQNKVDVMKYLLEWSGAVKVELEANNVYGETPLHEAIKNGCNGAVRMLLQHGANVEARTNKSKTPLHLAVGYALRSGDNSVVKMLSEHNVDFSAQDDEGKIPFNYIPSGVAENDELMRLCQNMEEPMKHNGGVKGKMDEFELELSKIVGLHELKLQLRRWAKGMLLDEKRRATGLDLGPRKPPHMAFLGNPGTGKTTIARILGKLLCCVGVLSSDKVTEVQRTDLVGEYIGQTGPKTRKKIEEAMGGILFVDEAYRLTPEDEITDYGVEALEEIMSVLEDGHLLVIFAGYKEPMKCVFSCNEGFCRRVTHFFQFDDFSCRELAEMLLLKMSKQDKKRSHLYGFKLDSCCSLDAVESVIERKSSKKLRSKMNGGLVDHLLNNARENLDSRVSFEADGDELLTITLSDLEAGLEQLVRRSSY is encoded by the exons atggataTGGGATTGGGATTTCTTCTCTCAAATCTAGTGCTAGTGGAGAGACGCCACTTGTATCGAGGCGATCATATATACACCCGCGCAGGTTTTTGTGCGTACCATG GTATATACAAGGGTGAAGACCAAGTGGTGCACTTCATCAGTGCTCCACAAAGAAGAAGGGGACGCTGCTCAGCTTGTGACTTGTTAGATTATATTGATCGTAACAGTGGAGTCGTCGTATCGTGTCTCGATTGCTTCCTTAACTCGGGAGAGTTATACCGTTATGAGTACGGCGTTAGCCCGATAGCCCTTTTTTTGTACGGTCCCATTTTCAATACTATTGCAGAATCCGGTCCGGTGGAGGTGGTGATGGAGAGGGCTGAGAAGCTGCTTAGAGATAATGATTTTTTCACTAATAACTGCGAAAATTTTGCAATTTACTGCAAAACTGGGCGCTCTTGGAATAGGGCTCAAGTCTTCGTCGGCCGTGTAGGAAATACAAATTTTCCGACGCCGGCAATCACGTCGAAGTCGCCCACAAACATTCATGCATGCGTCGAGTCTGGATCTCTCACTGGCCTGAAGAAGCTACTCGCTCAAAATCCTTCTTCTCTTAACGAGAGGAGCAATGTT TTGAGACAGACGCCATTACATATTGCTGCTAGTCAGAACAAAGTTGATGTAATGAAATATTTGTTGGAGTGGAGTGGAGCAGTGAAGGTGGAGTTGGAAGCCAACAACGTC TATGGTGAGACCCCTTTGCACGAGGCAATTAAGAATGGATGCAACGGCGCCGTTAGGATGCTTCTTCAGCACGGTGCCAACGTCGAAGCCAGAACCAAT AAGTCGAAGACTCCGTTGCATCTCGCCGTTGGTTACGCGCTGAGGTCCGGAGACAACTCGGTTGTCAAGATGTTGTCTGAACACAATGTTGATTTCTCAGCACAAGATGAT GAAGGCAAGATTCCATTCAATTATATTCCATCAGGAGTCGCCGAGAACGATGAACTGATGCGCCTCTGCCAAAATATGGAAGAGCCAATGAAGCACAACGGTGGGGTGAAGGGGAAGATGGATGAATTTGAGTTGGAGCTATCGAAGATAGTAGGACTACACGAGCTCAAGTTGCAGCTTCGAAGATGGGCCAAGGGCATGCTCTTGGACGAGAAGCGCCGTGCCACGGGCCTAGACCTCGGCCCCAGGAAACCGCCTCACATGGCCTTCCTTGGAAACCCCGGGACAG GAAAGACTACAATTGCAAGAATCCTAGGAAAGCTACTCTGTTGCGTTGGTGTTCTGTCTTCTGATAAGGTAACGGAGGTGCAACGAACGGATTTGGTCGGGGAATATATCGGCCAAACTGGTCCAAAGACTAGGAAAAAG ATTGAAGAGGCAATGGGTGGGATTTTGTTTGTGGACGAAGCATACCGTCTAACACCTGAAGACGAGATAACAGACTACGGTGTGGAAGCACTGGAAGAGATCATGTCAGTGTTGGAGGATGGCCATCTCCTTGTGATCTTCGCGGGCTACAAGGAGCCCATGAAGTGTGTCTTCTCTTGCAACGAAGGCTTCTGCAGACGGGTAACTCACTTCTTCCAGTTCGATGATTTCAGCTGCAGGGAGCTCGCGGAGATGCTGCTGCTGAAGATGAGCAAGCAGGATAAGAAGAGGAGCCACTTGTACGGGTTTAAGCTCGATTCTTGCTGCAGTCTTGATGCTGTGGAGTCGGTTATAGAGAGGAAGTCGAGCAAGAAGCTTAGGAGTAAGATGAATGGAGGTTTGGTGGATCATTTGCTCAACAATGCCAGAGAGAATCTTGATTCTAGGGTCAGCTTTGAGGCCGATGGCGATGAGCTGTTGACCATCACGTTGAGCGATTTGGAGGCAGGCCTCGAGCAGCTGGTGCGTCGGTCGTCTTACTGA
- the LOC131005996 gene encoding protein LEAD-SENSITIVE 1-like → MGLISNKVPRRFLKPGDHIYSWRFGLVYSHHGVFRGEGQVIHFTSASSSSAGPRRRGSCSACELLEHSDRHSGVTVSCLDCFLRSGWLCRYEYGVSNAAHALRRRGTCNTAESGPVEVVLERAEALLAQNSFGEYHLLENNCEDFATFCKTGQRCNRNGTSRRYGQASVFTLPSRRRRSTKIAARDEGK, encoded by the exons ATGGGTTTAATCTCAAACAAGGTGCCGAGGCGCTTCCTCAAGCCTGGTGATCACATCTACAGCTGGAGGTTTGGTTTGGTCTACTCCCATCACG GGGTGTTCAGGGGCGAGGGGCAGGTGATACACTTCACGAGCGCGTCATCGTCTTCGGCGGGCCCACGGCGGAGGGGGAGCTGCTCGGCCTGCGAGCTTTTGGAACACAGCGACCGTCACAGCGGGGTGACGGTATCATGCCTCGACTGCTTCCTCAGGTCCGGGTGGCTCTGCAGGTACGAGTACGGGGTGAGCAATGCGGCCCACGCGCTGCGGCGGCGCGGGACCTGCAACACGGCGGAGTCGGGCCCCGTCGAGGTGGTGCTGGAGAGGGCCGAGGCGCTGCTGGCGCAGAATAGCTTCGGCGAGTATCACTTGCTGGAGAACAACTGCGAGGATTTCGCCACCTTCTGCAAGACCGGGCAGCGGTGCAACCGCAACGGGACCTCGCGGCGGTACGGCCAAGCCTCGGTTTTCACTCTGCCTTCGCGCCGTCGCCGTAGCACCAAAATCGCTGCGCGCGACGAAGGGAAATAG